Proteins from a genomic interval of Lolium perenne isolate Kyuss_39 chromosome 1, Kyuss_2.0, whole genome shotgun sequence:
- the LOC127331699 gene encoding receptor-like protein kinase FERONIA, giving the protein MTARVFTSNYTYSFPVSSGRMFLRLYFYPIAYGNYVVSDAYFSITTRNLVLLNEFNASQTALAINSAYFVREFSVNVSTGSLDLTFAPSAHHNGSYAFVNGIEIVPTPDIFTAADTRFINGDSPAPFSFSPNTGFQTMYRLNVGGQAISRRDDSDFYRSWDNDSPYIFGGSGVTFSKDANLTIEYTSEVPKYTAPVGVYDTARSMGPTAQINLNYNLTWILPVDAGFSYLLRFHFCEIQYPITKVNQRSFLIYINNQTAQEQMDIIVWSGGIGRTTYTDYVIITAGSGQVEIWIALHPDLSSRPEYFDAILNGLEVFKLQVYGPNNLAGLNPPLPPKPDANPSGASGARKSKGAAGAAIGGAVGGFAVLLITCFGICVICRRKNKISKDPGTSEESQWTPLADYSRTRSSTSGITATTGNDTSILPSNLCRHFSFSEVQAATNNFDQAFLLGKGGFENVYMGEIDSGTKVAIKRCNPMSEQGVHEFQTEIEMLSKLRHRHLVSLIGYCEDRSEMILVYDYMSHGTLRGHLYNTKNPPLSWKQRLEICIGAARGLYYLHTGVKETIIHRDVKTTNILLDDKLVAKVSDFGLSKTGPNVDNTHVSTVVKGSFGYLDPEYFRRQQLSEKSDVYSFGVVLFEVLCARPALSPSLPKEQVSLADWALRCQKKGMLGQIIDPWLQGKITPPCFIKFAETAEKCVADHSINRPSMGDVLWSLEFALQLQESDEDNSSFIEETSSSGASPLLVTRMQSDEPSTGTSTTTTTTMSITGRSIASVESDGLTPSTIFSQLMHPDGR; this is encoded by the coding sequence ATGACTGCCCGCGTCTTCACTTCGAATTACACATATTCCTTCCCTGTCAGCTCAGGCCGAATGTTCTTACGCCTCTACTTCTATCCGATTGCTTATGGAAACTATGTTGTCTCCGACGCCTACTTCAGTATCACGACAAGAAATCTTGTCCTCTTAAATGAGTTCAATGCTTCTCAAACAGCTCTAGCCATCAATTCTGCCTACTTTGTCCGTGAATTCTCGGTCAATGTTTCTACAGGTAGCCTAGACCTCACCTTTGCCCCATCAGCACATCATAATGGTTCTTATGCATTTGTGAATGGCATTGAGATTGTGCCCACGCCTGACATCTTCACAGCAGCAGACACAAGATTTATCAACGGTGATAGCCCAGCTCCATTCTCATTCAGCCCCAACACAGGCTTCCAGACTATGTACAGGCTCAATGTCGGGGGCCAAGCCATTTCCCGGAGAGATGATTCGGATTTTTACCGCTCATGGGACAATGATTCTCCATACATATTTGGTGGCTCTGGGGTGACCTTCTCTAAAGATGCTAATTTGACTATTGAGTATACATCCGAAGTGCCAAAGTACACCGCGCCAGTTGGTGTCTATGATACAGCTCGATCGATGGGACCAACTGCACAGATCAACCTCAACTACAACCTCACATGGATTTTACCAGTTGATGCAGGGTTCTCTTACCTCCTAAGGTTCCATTTCTGTGAAATCCAGTATCCTATTACCAAGGTGAATCAGAGATCATTCCTCATCTACATAAACAACCAGACCGCGCAGGAGCAAATGGATATCATCGTCTGGAGTGGAGGAATCGGCAGAACAACATACACAGACTATGTTATCATTACTGCTGGTTCCGGTCAGGTGGAAATATGGATTGCACTTCACCCTGATCTTTCAAGTAGACCTGAATACTTTGATGCAATACTGAATGGTCTTGAGGTCTTCAAGCTTCAGGTTTACGGACCAAACAATCTTGCTGGGCTCAATCCTCCACTTCCGCCAAAGCCTGATGCCAATCCTAGCGGGGCGTCTGGTGCAAGGAAATCAAAGGGTGCTGCCGGGGCTGCTATAGGTGGAGCTGTTGGTGGTTTCGCAGTGCTCTTGATCACATGTTTTGGCATTTGTGTCATCTGCAGACGAAAGAATAAGATATCAAAGGATCCTGGTACATCTGAAGAATCGCAGTGGACTCCTCTCGCTGATTACAGCAGAACACGATCAAGCACATCAGGAATTACAGCCACCACCGGGAACGACACATCAATACTGCCTTCCAATCTTTGTCGCCACTTCTCATTTTCTGAAGTTCAGGCTGCCACCAACAATTTTGATCAAGCCTTCCTACTTGGCAAAGGTGGGTTTGAGAATGTCTATATGGGAGAGATAGACAGTGGCACCAAGGTGGCAATCAAGCGTTGCAACCCAATGTCTGAGCAGGGTGTTCATGAGTTCCAGACAGAGATCGAGATGCTGTCCAAGCTCCGCCACCGCCACCTTGTGTCCCTGATTGGCTACTGTGAGGATAGGAGTGAGATGATTCTGGTTTATGACTACATGTCACATGGAACTCTGCGGGGGCACTTGTACAACACCAAGAATCCACCACTCTCATGGAAGCAGCGCCTTGAGATCTGTATTGGTGCTGCCCGCGGACTGTACTACCTGCACACGGGCGTAAAGGAAACCATCATCCACCGCGATGTCAAGACGACCAATATTTTGCTGGATGATAAGTTGGTTGCTAAGGTTTCCGACTTTGGGCTGTCCAAGACAGGTCCGAATGTGGACAACACCCATGTGAGCACGGTTGTGAAGGGCAGCTTCGGATACCTTGACCCTGAGTACTTCCGTAGGCAACAGCTGTCCGAGAAATCTGATGTCTACTCCTTCGGAGTTGTGTTGTTTGAGGTCCTGTGTGCACGCCCTGCCTTGAGCCCCTCGCTTCCAAAAGAGCAAGTGAGCCTGGCCGATTGGGCATTGCGCTGCCAGAAGAAAGGCATGCTCGGCCAGATCATTGACCCGTGGCTCCAAGGGAAAATCACTCCCCCGTGCTTCATAAAATTTGCCGAGACAGCAGAGAAATGTGTGGCTGATCACAGCATCAACAGGCCGTCTATGGGTGACGTCCTCTGGAGCCTTGAGTTTGCACTCCAGCTGCAGGAAAGTGATGAGGACAATAGCAGCTTCATAGAGGAAACATCATCATCAGGTGCATCACCTCTTCTCGTGACCAGGATGCAGTCAGACGAACCATCGACAGGCACATCTACTACCACAACAACGACGATGAGCATCACTGGCCGGAGCATCGCGAGTGTGGAGTCAGATGGGCTCACGCCAAGCACCATATTCTCACAACTCATGCATCCAGATGGCAGGTGA